attacaatagtttggatcggacttttcagcgaaaatgagcggtggacggccgtcttggagcaAAGTTTGACTGAATTTGCGTggtgaggcggggcccaaaataaagccttgctctattttcagagcgccgGTAACAGTAcaagatttattagttcaagcagagtaaaattatacatattcacggtacaagaaagtcgtttccgtgtccatcgattggtaagaaaaagttaTTTGTAAGAGTGATGCATGGGCACTACCGTCAGggaggacatttcacgcggagtggcgatttttcggcacaacaccggcgcgccaacttcgaCAACGAGGGGCAGGTGTACTTATCTTTGCGATCAGACTGTTTCGGCTGACGGATATACGCAATTACGGCTGaccaaactttgataaatgcgcttttttccccccaaatttcgcgagctctgggacactcgaaaaatgactcataGTACCTCTCCTTGCAAAGTTAatagtacctcgatgtgcgtttgtgtcggttgcaataacagagaagatagacggagaagactgagagacttgaagttctaccggattccgagagacacggagaggagagagcgagatgggctgctgcaattcgacaagaaaactgggctccaaacgattaccacagattatgtagtagtcattttatatctggtaagatgcatttaatatatatttagagggttttgggctgacaaccacaattaagatcactgctaggctaatcgccgacaacatacacgtatgtatgtagtgagtgctatcgctaaaccatataaacattaaaagccctagctccattgacaaatgacatggaatacattagacttgaccgtggatgttagcaagaacaaaagattttgaattgaaaatttcgtaactcaccttccgagcacaagattcctgccgaattttcgtgtacgaggacctgtttcacccaaccagcaacgtagcatttataagcctccaagctcttaaagtttttcaaactttcgtgagaataggctgattttgtgtggacaagatagttgtaaatatcagggttatTATTGTCAGGcctataatattattattatatagtgtgaattcttgtgtgtattttcaagctattttttctagtgaatctttgaccacaaactgagcaggaaaaaggtttttcgccagtgtgggttcttgtatgTTGTTTTAAGAGTTGCTTCCGAgcaaatctttgatcacaaactaATCAGGAAAAAGTTTTTCGacagtgtgggttcttttgtgtttttttaaggttTCTATACGAgcaaatccttgaccacaaactgagcagaaaaaaggtttttcgccagtgtgtgtttttgtatGTTCTTTTAAGTGTTGCTGctgagtgaatctttgaccacagactgagcagggaaaaggtttttctccagtgtgaatCCTTGTGTGTATTATcaagttatttttttgattgaatctttgaccacaaactgagcaggaaaaaagtttttcgccagtgtgggttcttgcatGTGTTGTTAAGCGTTGTTTTagactgaatctttgaccacaaactgagcaggaaaaaggtttttcgccagtgtgggttattgtgtgttgttttaaaaGTTGCTTTCGAGCAAATCTTTGACCACATATcgagcagggaaaaggtttttctccagtgtggattcttgtgtgtattttcaagCTATCTTTttgagtgaatctttgaccacaaactgagcagtaaaaaggtttttcgccagtgtgggttcttgtatgTTGTTTTAAGAGTTGCTTCCGAGCAAATCTTTGATCACATatcgagcaggaaaaaggtttttcgccagtgtgggttcttgtgtgtcgttTTAAGTGTTGCTTCCAACcaaatctttgatcacaaatcgagcaggaaaaaggtttttcgccagtgtgggttcttgtgtgtcgttTTAAGTGTTGCTTCCAAGCGAATCgttgatcacaaactgagcaggaaaaaggtttttcgccagtgtgggttcttgtgtgttttgttaAGTCTCCTGAATGAGCATAACTctttccacaaactgagcaaacataaggtttttcaccagtatgGATCCTCATATGTCTTCGACAACTTTGCTTGGTAGCAAGggttttcccacactgagagcatttgcagaGTTTGTCGTCACCGTGAGATGTCTTATGACCATCATCATTGTAAGGTGAGTGTGACGTGGCGCCATCTCTGTCTGATGAAGCAATGTCAATGTCTGCTTGCAAtccttctgttgagctgctgctaCTCCCCTTGCTTGGAGGCTTCGCCCCTCTGCCGGCCTCACTCGGACCATCTTCACTCTTCAAGGGCTCACTAGTCAACATGGTGATATGCTCCTCCTCTATCTCCTCTTTACCATATGgcagctcctcctcctcctttttgattggaagttgcCTCTGTTGACAGGGCTctggctcctcctcctctttgatttgggggagctcAACATACTCGTTAACGCCAGGAGATTCTGTCTCAGCACCAAtatattttctgaaacctgcaagAAACAAGAAAACCACCGATATTTTTATTGACCACCACCGTGTCATCGGCCAGTCTTTTCTTTGTGCAAAACTTGGGGAAGATGAGTACAGTGACTTTAAATTCAGCGCCGAAAATTATCGgccaaaaatagctaaaaatgcaATTTCGGTCTAAATGTTTTGAAGACTGAAAGTTTACCATTGAATCTTGTGAAGAGCCTTAGTCCCATTGTGATGATGTCATTAAAACACGGcgagaagcaacatgctaactgACTCCGTCTTGCAAAAACGCCTGGCCCGGTTTGGAAGTACTTTCAGGTatcaaacagtgttgttttcgtcaacgattttTTTCATAGCTATGACGTCACGAGGACGAGCTAAAACATGTTTGATGACTTTAACGTGACGAAAAGATTGCAAATttacgtctgacgagacgacaacgtGAAACTGTGCCATCGTACCCGTCATATGttaacaatgcgtgacatttgatAGTTGTGCACGTAGTTTTTATTTCTTATCACGCAGCACGCCCTTTAAACTGTATTTGGATTGTCTAATAATACATAGTATAAAGATGTGTCGCTGTTCCCCATAGGtttgaaaatgacaaaaaaatcttaattgaCCAACTTTATTTAAGGTTGTACTTTGGATTATCAGAACAGTGTAACGGagcccatttttttcccattgattgatagttaactctttcacttgcattgacggtaatagacatccaaacgtttgactcttttcatccttctgctgtgaagttTTCAGTTTGTAAGTTGGCAGCGAAAATTAACATTCTTTGCCAACTCTCCCACTTTTAATGGATTTGACGActagcatcgtcaatggcagccaatgagtttatatAAAACACTCAACAGGCCAGTTACAGACTCTTTGCATTTGTCTTTTTCATGGatgcacaaacaacaacaagaaatacattgaacgcctgcactaacttttaatttgttggtgctatcgttggCTAGttatatttccggttgacaccatgtaggGGCATGATGAACAAAGCTGGGGCTGGAGGCGGTGGCTCGCCTCGaagcggaccgtcagctcgatccccaGATCCAACTATGAGCTTTTTAAccacagcaactttaagatacgctattggagcttgAATTACCGAGGACACTGGGATAAAGTCCGTTTGGATTCCGCCGAGAGTCTCCGTGATGATGGGTGAAAGTTTGGAAAAGCTCTCTTAAGCTCTGCTGTCTTATAACATATTCCTCGTATGCTCAACtttcattaatatttttctaattattttataaattgtgatttattgacctgcttCCAGGCCCGGAtgtaggtttacccaccagagtgggcactaagaaaacttgagggggcacccccaatgcaggcttttttttaccttctgcatttctccgggctcctccttgagtcatcaccttatcgtggtggaggggtttgcgtgtcccaatgatcctaggagctatgttgtctgggggctttaagcccctggcagggtcacccatggaaaacaggtcctaggtgaggggccagacaaagaaTGGCTCACAAAACCCCttatgatggagaaaattacaGGATCCAAGTTTccattgcccggacgcgggttaccggggcccccccctggagccaggcctggggatggggctcgaaggcgagcgtctggtggccgggccttttcccatggggtccggccgggcgcagcccgaaaaggcaacgtgggtccgccttcccatgggctcaccacctgtgggaagggCCAAAGGAGTCGGGTGCGTAGcaatttgggcggcagccaaaggcgggggccttggcggtccgacccccggctacagaagctaactcttgggacatggaatgtcacctctctggcggggaaggagcccgagctggtgtgtgaggcagagaagttccaactagatatagttggactctcctccacacacagtttgGGCTCTGA
This sequence is a window from Corythoichthys intestinalis isolate RoL2023-P3 chromosome 13, ASM3026506v1, whole genome shotgun sequence. Protein-coding genes within it:
- the LOC130928547 gene encoding zinc finger protein OZF-like isoform X1, whose translation is MSSRTTPAAVKFQEELCGVKEEPPHQQPSTVCEIMHVKVVLHRLEDLYVSQAHRLEHQESACIKGEEEESPDIKDEESVHIQGFRKYIGAETESPGVNEYVELPQIKEEEEPEPCQQRQLPIKKEEEELPYGKEEIEEEHITMLTSEPLKSEDGPSEAGRGAKPPSKGSSSSSTEGLQADIDIASSDRDGATSHSPYNDDGHKTSHGDDKLCKCSQCGKTLATKQSCRRHMRIHTGEKPYVCSVCGKSYAHSGDLTKHTRTHTGEKPFSCSVCDQRFAWKQHLKRHTRTHTGEKPFSCSICDQRFGWKQHLKRHTRTHTGEKPFSCSICDQRFARKQLLKQHTRTHTGEKPFYCSVCGQRFTQKDSLKIHTRIHTGEKPFPCSICGQRFARKQLLKQHTITHTGEKPFSCSVCGQRFSLKQRLTTHARTHTGEKLFSCSVCGQRFNQKNNLIIHTRIHTGEKPFPCSVCGQRFTQQQHLKEHTKTHTGEKPFFCSVCGQGFARIETLKKHKRTHTVEKLFPD
- the LOC130928547 gene encoding zinc finger protein OZF-like isoform X2, which gives rise to MSSRTTPAAVKFQEELCGVKEEPPHQQPSTVCEIMHVKVVLHRLEGFRKYIGAETESPGVNEYVELPQIKEEEEPEPCQQRQLPIKKEEEELPYGKEEIEEEHITMLTSEPLKSEDGPSEAGRGAKPPSKGSSSSSTEGLQADIDIASSDRDGATSHSPYNDDGHKTSHGDDKLCKCSQCGKTLATKQSCRRHMRIHTGEKPYVCSVCGKSYAHSGDLTKHTRTHTGEKPFSCSVCDQRFAWKQHLKRHTRTHTGEKPFSCSICDQRFGWKQHLKRHTRTHTGEKPFSCSICDQRFARKQLLKQHTRTHTGEKPFYCSVCGQRFTQKDSLKIHTRIHTGEKPFPCSICGQRFARKQLLKQHTITHTGEKPFSCSVCGQRFSLKQRLTTHARTHTGEKLFSCSVCGQRFNQKNNLIIHTRIHTGEKPFPCSVCGQRFTQQQHLKEHTKTHTGEKPFFCSVCGQGFARIETLKKHKRTHTVEKLFPD